The Oxyura jamaicensis isolate SHBP4307 breed ruddy duck chromosome 15, BPBGC_Ojam_1.0, whole genome shotgun sequence nucleotide sequence AGtctggtattttgttttttttttttttgttttcagtatggTTGAAATCACATGAGTGCCTGAAGTGATCCCTTACCAAAGTAATTCCTTACAAAAGATGATAAAACATTAATTCTAAATAGTGAACTGGCAATTTTGTTGAGCGTAATTCTTTGTTTATGGTTGTAAAACAacaggagtgttttttttttttttttatgtatacttcacagtttttttttttaattacttgtcCACACTGATTTGACCTTTAAAATTTTTAGTGTGCTGCAGGAATAGGAGAGGCTTGTTTCCTGGATGTTAGGATGCCCAAGCCTGTTCCAGCAATATCAAAAtaggtggtttttgtttttttttttttttttttttttttttttaaatgcaagaacttttattttttcctgaaatttagAAGCTTAAATACTAAtgacacaaacagaaaaattgtttaACATCCTAAATTTCAGTCTAGCATACTAAATGCAGTCTAAAGTAATGAGTTGATTAACAGTACTTAGGCAATACAAAAGTGTGGTGAGATTTCTTActtcttgtttttattgtttggtATGTTAGGAACCAAGATTACTAATGACTACAAAGACATTTATATAATTCCAGATGGCTCATTGCTGGCATGTGCATCCTGACTCTAAACCGGAGATGGAATCCagttgaaatactgaaaaaaatctgtcaggaaTTCCTTTGTAATTGCTATTATGCTTAATACTAGCTCTGTAACAATTCCTTACTCCTTTAGTTCCTTCTCTGCTGGGTTAGTCCTGCTCCTTGTATCCGTATGTACAACTACcttagaagaaaaggaagctatTAGGACAAGGGGACTGTTGAGTTTACTAAGGAGCACTTTCTGATCCAATGAATCCGAAGGGCTGCTaagaccatttttttctaaaacaaactgCGTATAGTTTAGTTACTCTATTCCAACCCCGCCTTCCGATCTgtgaaggaaggggaggaagggagctgTTGCAAGCCTGTTGCTAtgggcacacagcagcaggcagagctgatcGTGTGGCTGGGATCCTGCCGCATCAGCTGCTGCACGGTGAGTCCTCCTTACGCTTTGCTGCATGATGAATGTTCTTATTAGAAACACGGTTTTGAATGCCAGTAAGAAATTGGTATTGGTACCTCATTAAGAGTCCCCTCCCCTAACAACCCAAAAGGCTTCATTGCATAACCAACATACGGTGTCTCAAGTGGGCTATCTTCATGCATTTGTGGCTTTTGTGTGAACATTACTCTTCCAAGCCAGATTGTCTACTGATGTAGTTCTTTCTGAGGTGATCTTGGATGAAAGTTTCAAGCAAAGAAATGTGGCAACTTCATtgttcctcctttcctcttctgacCTAGTGAAATCAGATATCTCCTCACATTAATAAATGTGCTTTATGCAGAGGCGTTTAAAATAATGATGAGCAGGATTTCTAAATTGAACATTGCAAAATTATTTGGGGACTAAACAGCTAGCACTTAGGTTTAATTAAGTATACAGTTCTCTGCCCTACTGCAGAATTAGGCAGTGCTTTGTTGATAGAGAAAACCACTATTTCTTACTACAGTTGTGCACACAGAAGTTGCCCTTTTTACATGAGCATCAATTTTCTTTAACACAAAGTCAAAGAGCTGCCAGTTGTACTGAAAGGAAAGGTGATGAGTCCATAAAGacgttttttttgtttgtttgtttgtttgtttttattgtgttctCCCTGTGTTAAGACAATTTCtaaaaatcttgtttctctttACATGTTTTCTGTCTGGTAAGATTGAATTGAATTTGGAGGATGAAGTCCAGCCTAAAGCATATGGTTCCCCCAGTGAGTAGGGACAGAATAATCTCCCAGTTTCCTAAGGTAAGCATTCTTTATCCCTGTGCTTGGAGTTTGTAGCACCTCCCACATTAAACTATATTTcccttgtattttattttaatggacagttgctgcttttgctagaattgcagattttttaaggttttctttcagagaagaatgtGACCTTGTTTTCCCAGTCAGTGCTAATATACTTaataatcatattttcttcctctaaccTCAACAGAAAGTGACTCTTGCAACACAAACGTTATCTTATAATACCTTTTCTTTCAGCCAAACGTTAATAATTACCGTGGTTTAAAaagtttcttcactgagaggaaATGAGAGCTGTAGCTGGTAATTAATACTCAGAAAGGCTAATTAGATCTATGTGGAGTTTTTGGTTGAAGAATTTGAggcaattttcattttctgtgtgttcagGAACCTTAATCATACTGTAGATCAAATGTACTATAGAGAGACAGACTGAAAAGATCATTCTTGTCCCCATAGAGTTTTATATTTGAAGTGTAACAGAAGGGTTGAGGACAGGGAAGGACAAAGTATTACCATtctgatttttcctcttttttttttttttttttaaagaccatttTAATAGGAATTAGCATTTTTTCATGCTTGATCTCAGCAgcatattttacttttagtttTATGAAAACCATCActgttgttttcctcatttttaacCTGCTAAGCTTAACTGAAAACTAGTAATAAAATCAGTGCTTCACACAAGTAAGAGATTTTAAAGACTTTACAGTGAGAATGATTTGCTTGTGGCATGCTCCCAcctgtgtttttcttgtgttttaagATAGTTATTATTGTAAAGAGTGGTGAACAAATGTATTTGCTGTGGAAGTTTAGCTAGGGTCCGGATGCTGACACTTGAAGGTGGTCAAATGAGCTGTTCAAAGGAATTTTTACAAACATACCTGTGGGGCAGCTGTACTGCCTTCTAGCCCAAGCTATCCCTTTTCTTAATCCATGGTACCTCTGTGTTTGACAAGCTCTTTGAAGTAatctccttttctatttttccttgctGATTTGACTTGTTGCAAAGTAGGCATCACATAGTTTATCCCAGTCACTGTTCTCTCCTGCCTTCAGTGGTACACACCCGAGGCCTGTCTGCAGTTCAAAGAGCACTTCCATGCGCAGGTCAGAACTGCTTGTCAGCAGAGTGCTGGAACAGTTGGGTAAGTTGGTAAGAAACCAAGTGTGCAATGAAGTACGTATTTTAACCTCTTTATAGTCTCCTTCCTTTATAGGCTTTTCCTGATTTCTCATGTTCCTCACTCCAGTGTGTTTAAAGACAGCTGAGCCCGTCCCCATGATGGTTCTGTACTGTTTGACAGTGAATGAATAAAGTGCCTCTTCTTTTTATAAgttttgaaaattcttttcCTGCTGGAATAAGTAGAGTTGGAAAAAATAAGGTTGTTGTTTAGCAACAAATAGCTGCACCCTTAGTTTGAATGATTAGCCGACTGTTTAGTGTTGAGCCTATATAAgtcagcacagaaagcaagttAGAAGGAATAGGGCAGATATACTGACACCAACAGAGAAAATGGGCTACATATGGAGTGTACCAAATGAGCACTTGATAAAGGCTTTGGACAGATTTAAACGTAGCAGTTTTGTTCCTTGAAGCACATAAGCATCtagttttaatcttttaataGTATACATGCTGAGAAGTTGTCtttaaatgtttccttaaaATTAGATCCAAATTCTGGGGTAAATATATAGcactgaaaaatagttttgttttttttttctgttttatgcctttttcatattctttgttttctcatgtCATCTCTCTCCCAGAACAGATACTTGTACTCATTTAATTCCTTAAGCAAGGCAAGAAAGCTAAACTGTGTTAGAAATTATTCCTATTCCATTAAAGTACATAACTGTATGTTTTAGTAATAAATGCTTCTGTGTTCCAGTGTAAAAAATCTTTCATAAAGTGAAAGATCTATGAATACTGACAGTTAGTTCACTATTCTCTTAAATCTAGAGCTCTTAATTACCATGAGTCTTGTCATGATATCCATctttaaatggaattttttattcatttcactATCCATTAAttttacttgaagaaaaaaaagccaaaatatgTCTCTCTGAGAGACATCAATGAGTTAATAGCTTTTAGAAGCACAGCCActgttttactttcatttaaatttgttacAAGTGTCAGGACAATTCTGTTGGCAAGACTTGTTTTAGTGAatcaaggcatttttttcccctccataaCCAagatgtatcttttttttttccccccctcagAGTAAACTGGAACACTGACTAACAGTACAGTATAGCTAAAAAGCTTTCCATTCTGgctttgtgaataaaataaaagtactttCCTGTCACTTTTCCAATCTAGATATGATTATTATCAGGTTATTTTTTGGCAGGGCGAGATGGTAGAAGGGACAGACAACTGACTATTTGGTACAGGAATTATGAAACTTGTCAGGaattacaattattttccttttccattattCCAAGTAATAGGATAGTTCTTTGTCATTTGGAAAGATACTCTGAGAAATTCAGTAGCTAATGGCTATTTTAAGACTCTTGATATTCCATCAGTGTGTTAAAATGTCTAATCTAGGGagtccttttcttttccagaaagaattAATGAACATATACCTTCAAACCatcaattgttttttttttttgttttttttttttgcctttttttttttttttttttgcttttcccttaaGCTAGttgattttcttcagtattGTATCACTAACAGTTAATTAGGCAGAGACATCACCAGATTAGGGGCCTGTGGCTACCATATTTGCATTGACTAGCACACAACATgccttcctttttctgaaatataagctgTGTAGCTCACCAGTcaagatttcacagaatcacagaatagtctaggttggaagagacctccaagatcaccgagtccaacctctgacctaacactaacaaatcctccactaaaccatatccctaagctctacatctaaacgtcttttaaagacctccagggatggtgacttcaccacttccctgggcagcctattccagtgactaacaaccctttcagtaaagaagttcttcctaatatccaaactaaacctcccctggcgcaactttagcccattccccctcgtcctgtcaccaggcacgtgggagaatagaccaacccccacctcactacagcctcccttcaggtacctgtagagtgctataaggttgcccctgagcctcctcttctccaggctaaacagtcccagctccctcagccgctcctcgtaagacttgaTTAGACTGCTTAGAATCACTAACTTGAAATCACCATCACATGGAAGCCTGATATAACCAGAGATAGCATTCAATAGACAATTAATTCCCTGTTTAAAAAGTGATTCCTTAATATGATAGTGTATTAAACCTCTTAAACCATTTTTGTAGCATGTGCATGGGAGATGTAAATCCAAGTTTCAGTCAACAAATAACGTTACATTCACTTATCCACCTGTATCTCCTAACAGACACAATGCATTTCAATTTTAAGAACACAGGTTGAATCACCTCAAGACCATCTGCTGTATTCTGTGAGAGGAGCCAGAACAAAGAGGATTATTTGTATGAAGCGAGCTTCAGATTAATATTGTTCCAGATAGTCAGGAAGTGTATTGGCTCTAGCTTTgggtttgttgtgtttgtttgtttgttttctcaagaGACTAATTTTGCAGTGGGTTATTTTGTTATCAGTAACTTCTTGTTTGTGTACTTAGGACTTGATTCTGTATTATTAAAGTCAATGAGAAActtgtaattaattttaatggcaGAAGAGTCTAAACTTCTACTCTTTAAAGGGCTGATAAGGATGCAGATACTATATGGTCTTGTGTGCAAACTGCCAAGTGTATATACTTGCAAGAGCTTCTGTCCCATAGGAATATATTTAAGAAACGATATACAGAGTAAGAAATGGACTATTTCTTCtccagagttttgttttgtgaccttttctttcttacaatTTAAgatcctgctgcagcactgtggcATTTAGTTAAACTGGAGTTGCAGATGCAAGTATTCATCACTTGCTATTTAAGGATCGAAGTCAGAATTGTTTTAGTGAGAATATTGAAATTGCTACTAAAAgtgttcagtgttttcaaatatttctacCAGGCTGAAAATATCCAAAGTCGTTGTGGTAGGAGACCTGTATGTTGGGAAAACTAGCCTCATAAACAGGTACAGTATATCTCAGCAATTGgtttgcatcttttctttcacaagTTCAAAGGGTATTACTTGTAGCAGTAAAGCTCTCAGTTTTGTGATCTGAATATGTATCCAGTCAAATAGAATACAACGTAGTATTTGCCAGATGCTAAAAGTAGCTCTTGTTCATTTTGTGTCCAAGTCCATTGAACAGAGCACTGAATTTCTGTAGCTTGTGATCACCACGAGAGCTTTCTGTTTATCTttacattttcaattatttcttccaTGTTTCTAAGTGAATTTGGTAAGTTTTTAATGTTATTGATTAATCACATGTTCCTTTTGTATTTATGACCCCAAATGTTACCTCCTTTTTGATAGTTTCTCAGTGCTTTTATATATGCTTTTGCAATATATAGCCACTCCACAGTTAATTAActcttttctatatattttatgctAGATAGTGTTAGTTTAGCAGCTATTTGTAGCTGGGTGTTGCTAGTATTTCAtcctttcatccttttttttctcttcattgcaGATTTTGTAAAGATAATTTTGACCGAGATTACAAGGCGACAATTGGAGTGGATTTTGAAATTGAACGCTTTGAAATAGTAGGAATACCATATAATCTCCAGATGTAAGTTGCAACATTGTGGTTAAGTATAACATAGAGTACAGTCTAGGCGGAGTTTGAATTGCTGCAGGCTCTAATggaataaagattaaaaaaaatgcccatTGGATAATATGATCTGAAAAACAGGTTCTCTACATGGACTTGCAGTTtaagttaataaataaacaaataaatatataattctgTATTGCATCTGTCAGCcctaaaaatgttaaaattttgtcgatgaaaattaattttaggtGTCTTGCTCCATTTAAGTACAGTTCTGCCTTTTTTACTTGAGATTCttggaagagaagcagaagctcTTGTAACAAACTTAGTCAAGTGCTATTGTTCCATTCTGTCCTTTGGGTTTAGTGTGTTATGATAACAGAATTTGACTTTACTGGGAGGGTTTATTCCTGCAGCGATTGAAATCAACTTTAATGTGTCCAGTGACTTCACTTTCTCCTAATTGCAAAATAAGTGGTTTTCCTTAAAACATACAAGGCTCAAGTGAGTCCaaaatctttctgattttcACCTTTGTTTATCAGCCTATTGGGAATCCTGGCCTTCTCTTACCTGCTTTGGTTCTGTTTAAGGACATCCTTTGGTATTTTAAGCATctagctatatttttttctggaaagaacATTACTGAATCTATGCTGTAGTGTGATGTAGAGCAGAAATAAGATGCTTTGTATGAAGTATTTTAGTGCATGAATGTTAAAACCTTTTTGCTTGGAaacacattttctctgaaataccaGTGCCTAAAGATGCAAATAGATGGCTAGTGGGATTTATTGAAAAGCAATCAatttcccactgatttcagtgccactgtatttttgaaaattctgtCAGGCACTGTcttctcctacaaagacaggcagagaaagctggggttgttcatcctggagaagagaaagctccagggaggCCTTATAGCAACCTTCCAGTATGtacagggggctgcaggaaagctggggagggactctttgtcaggaagtATGGTGATATGACAaagggtaatggttttaaactaagagagggtaaatttagattaaatattaagaagaaattctttactcagagggtggtgaggcactggaacaggctgcccagagaagttgtggatgcctcatccctggaagtgcttaaggccaggttggatgggacccTGGGCAACTTGGTATGGGcggtgtccctgcccatggcagcggTGCTGGAACTAGATACTTTCCAACCTAATACATTCTATAATTTTTGGAACTTGAGTGCCTTTAAAAATCTACACTGAAACATCAGTACTTCATCAGCTAAAGCAAGAAGGTTTGTAGCCTACTAAACTGAAGGTTGCCTTATCTACAGATTCTTCAGTGGTTGGGTAGAGCATTTCCATATGATAAGCACTGGTGCCCCCTCTAGCTGAGAGGTTTTCATACATGCTAAATTTGTAACTACTAATGACTGGTAGTGCTATGCTATAGCAAAACCCCAAATGTCTGTAGTACTGGTAGTAGCTGGGAGAAGTGTATACCATCTTTGTTATTAAGAAGCCCgactgtcctttttttttttttttaattctttaatggTGTCATTAATGGAAAGGTATCATATCATAAGTTACAAGATTCTAGTGTGGGTTAGTATGTAATTTAGCTAGtattaattcagaaaatagaGTTTCAAAATTAGATTGGCCTAGAAATACATAGAAATGACATAGATGAAGAAATGatgctttaaaagttttttttttttaaccatgcaAAATATGAATGTTTGAATTATGTTTCAAAGAACTGTCTCCAAAATGAccagttagaagaaaaaataaaaattaaaataaataaataaggataaAACCAGAGTTAAAATGGCTTCATTAAATAATAGACCTTTTACTGTATTTCAATCAGTAGTTAATGAATAACGTGTTCCAGATGGCAACAATTCTCTGGTATCACATTCTTCTCCAACGTGTACCAGTCTGTTGCTTCATTAGCATGTTTACTCAGGTTGTGCTAGGTTTCATTAACCtggagtttctttttttccccattgcaCAGATGGGACACAGCAGGTCAGGAAAAGTTCAAGTGCATTGCATCTGCTTACTACCGAGGAGCAGAGGGTGAGAACAATATTAATCTGACCCTGGCTGTGACAGGATATTGTACTTTATACAGATACATACACCTATATGTGCTCCTTGGACAGGTACCTGTAGATACAGTATGATGGAATGGGCTCTCCATTATtggagagaggaagaggctGAAAACCTCATGAATAGATTACTTGGCAGACCTACAAGCTCTGAATGTTATGATgatgaagtaataaaaaatggCAACTGTGTCTAGAGGgtaaataatttcaatttttggTAAAATTTTTGCTAGACTGAGAAGTGTATACCTCTAGTATTCCCgtaagagacattttttttttcaggaattaaaGGGGTCCTAAAATAAAAGGAGTATTTGATCTTTACCTGTAGTCTGCAGACTATAGCACTAGTAAAGTTGAAGACTGAGAATGGCAGTCTTACTGGGTGCTAGAGAACGAAGGGGAGTAAACAAATCAGTAATCTCCCACCTCCTCTATGTTAAACCTACTGTTGCACTTTGTATGTGAGCATTCTTTCTGTTTCACAAGTTGAGTCAAATTGGAGAGACTTCTGATACACTTTTTAacttaattacttttttcttttattgcagtTATAATAACAGTGTTTGATCTGACTGATATCCAGACTTTGGATCACACCAAGTAAGTTTCTATATTTTGGCTTAGCCTTTACAGCTTTCACAGGGGGGTTAATTACCTTCTATGGCCTGTAGTTGCTGAGGACTTGTAGGATTATGAGCATGTTTTCTCTTGAGCTATGAAATTAATGGTGATAGGCATGTGTTTGGAATAGTTCTGAGAAAAATACTGAGCATAAATTTGAACTTCGTCTTTGATTTGCTTTgtagtcagtggagagaaaaaggCACTTCAGTAAGAGCTGCATCCTTCCAAAACTAGACACACAGGAAGAGATGAAGTACATCTCAaaagcatcctttttttctccatttactaTAAACAGAGTAACAGGTTTGAATCTGAGGTAGATAATGAAATCAATGGGATGCATCTCATGCATAAAGTCTCAAGAGTCtcaatattattttgtttctctagtTACTGTAGTGATTCTGTTATAATagaacagttcagttggaagggaccttcaaaggtcatctagtccaacagCCTGACCACTTTAGGGCTAATCAACAGTTAAAACATATTATTGAcagcattatccaaatgcctcttcaACACTGAAAGGCGTGGGccatcaaccacctctctaggaagctTGTTCCAATGTTTGACTGCCCTCACAGTAGAGcaattttttcctaacatccagtctgaacctccctgGCGCAGCTGTGCACTGTCCCAtgtctgtcaaaaaaaaaaaaatccccaaaaacaaaactcaaggTGTATATATAGGTGTAGCTAAATTTGCTAGTTCAAGTACTTGAAATGTTTTGGCTATAGCAGCACGCTAATTGATGTGAGCAAACTTGCTCTGCTTTTAGCGCAGGCTGCAAAACCCAGTGTGGGTCTGTGATCCACACTGTTGTTATCAGACTCGGAGCTTATATATTTCTAACATACTGTTATGACTGTAAGGCAGGTATGTGTTTCTCTACAATCTGTACTCTCTCTTATTTAAATGTGTATTAGAGTATTTCCTTAGAGTACTTCTGTGGTATTTAACTCATTTACATAGGACTttgtaaaattatatatatattagtgtCTCTGCTTGgttgaaaataattgaaaccTGTGAACCTGATTTCCACCCCACACACACTCTATTCCCTCCTTGACTTGTGTTGGATGACTCAAGAGGAACTTGACTGCCAgagtaacaaaaatataaaagcttatGAGACAAGAGTCATGCAGCCTTCATAGGGAGATATTTTGTAATCTTGATGAATAGATTATTTCACTcttctttattcatttcttaCCTAATCTGCTGTattgttcatatttttaactctgcttcttgtttttattccttatcTCTATCAAAACTCTGCCCCCTCCCCTTATACTGATAAATAATATCTCTGGGTGTTAATATTGCTGAATTTGCACTCTGCAGCGGGCATGTTTGAACTTTTCATTAGTGGAAGGCATATATTCAAAGGTGCTGGAATAGCTCCTGTTCCCTTCCTGTCTAGAAAAAGAGGCTTTTGACTCTCTCACAGAAGTTCATCCTCTTGCTATTTTTGTGACCCTATTATCCACCTCTGATACTCCATACTTCCTCTGACTGACTCTCTCATCTCTTTTCCGCATTTCAGACAGTGGCTGGAAGATGCCTTGAGGGAAAATGAGCCAGATTCCAGCTTCATATTTCTGGTTGGAACAAAGAAAGATTTGGTGGTAAGCAAATAGCAAGATACTGATATGATTGATtgcggggggaaaaaaatgagagggaaaatgGTCTTAAAATAACgtgcaagaaagcaaaacttgTTAAAGGGGGAAATAAATCATAGTATTAGAACAGGAAGAAGAGataagaaagagggagaaaagagtattaaaaaaaagggatggGGAGAAGCTCATGTGTTTGAGTATAGTAAAAATAGAGTAGGAAAAAGGGATCCAAGACAGAGGCAAgaaggattaaaagaaaataactgtatttattatttggtCCTGTAACTCTGCTGCTAAGAAAGATAGAGTACCAAGGATTTGAAGATCAGTAACTGGGCTGTTTTCTTTACAGCTCTCTGCTGCACTATATAGTTAGATACAGTGGTCAAccttcttgttgttttgtttcaatgCAGTAGAAGGTGAACAGagtcttccattttaaaagcaatcctAACTAATTTCTTTTCAAGTATTAGAACATTTTTGCAATAGTGCATGATTACACAAGTTACGAGGCAAGGACAGAAAGGCCACTGTGAAAACTGTCCACCTCACAGGATAGGTGCTATCAGTACCTCTGTATTATTACTAGCACAGTTATACTTCTTATCTTAAAGATATTTCTTGGTATTTACTCAGTCAGATGCTGTGTGTGAAAGGACAGAGGTAGATGCTATCCGCTTTGCCAATGAGATGCAGGCAGAATACTGGTCGGTTTCAGCCAAAACAGGTAAGTTACTGCAAAGGATATAAGAATAAAGTAACCACAGCGGCTAGTGTTAAA carries:
- the RAB36 gene encoding ras-related protein Rab-36 isoform X2, whose product is MKSSLKHMVPPVSRDRIISQFPKWYTPEACLQFKEHFHAQVRTACQQSAGTVGFCKDNFDRDYKATIGVDFEIERFEIVGIPYNLQIWDTAGQEKFKCIASAYYRGAEVIITVFDLTDIQTLDHTKQWLEDALRENEPDSSFIFLVGTKKDLVSDAVCERTEVDAIRFANEMQAEYWSVSAKTGENVNEFFSRVAALAFEQSMIKELEKTMGHVAQIGTGNLIKLEKNLMKIPEGNTQASPSCC
- the RAB36 gene encoding ras-related protein Rab-36 isoform X1, translated to MKSSLKHMVPPVSRDRIISQFPKWYTPEACLQFKEHFHAQVRTACQQSAGTVGLKISKVVVVGDLYVGKTSLINRFCKDNFDRDYKATIGVDFEIERFEIVGIPYNLQIWDTAGQEKFKCIASAYYRGAEVIITVFDLTDIQTLDHTKQWLEDALRENEPDSSFIFLVGTKKDLVSDAVCERTEVDAIRFANEMQAEYWSVSAKTGENVNEFFSRVAALAFEQSMIKELEKTMGHVAQIGTGNLIKLEKNLMKIPEGNTQASPSCC